Genomic DNA from Carassius gibelio isolate Cgi1373 ecotype wild population from Czech Republic chromosome B14, carGib1.2-hapl.c, whole genome shotgun sequence:
TTTGACCACTTCCAGAGATCAAAAACGGATTCAACCGAATTGCTTTCATGGTGTAGATGCTCACGTGCTTGAATGGGTTCAAACAGCCACCAAATACAGTCTCATCTCTGCTTAATCTAATtgttaaactatttaaaaagcacaatgttttcttaCCAGTCCTGGTTCTAACACAAACCCACAGCATTTGGTGTAGCTTTGCGAGTATCAATGAAGAAATAAAAGCTGCTGTTGGTCACTCTTTCTGTTATTTTGGTTGGTAGTAGgacatcaaatctgtctggatttCCAATTGTGGGTTGATTCAGCCTTCTTTGGCTCCTCTTTCAGGTGTCTAGAGGAGCAAGAACCGCCACAGCGAGTGCCCGAATCCAAGCTTTATCCACTCCTAAAGCCCTCTCTAAAGATTACATCCCACCCAGAGAAGCAACATGGCAGCCCTGAGAAAACAAGACCGACCACAAAGCTGTGGTTTCCAGCACATCCATCATCTGCAGTTATTGTATTTTGTCACTTTCTCACACCTTCCTTTTCCTATCAGGAGCTTGTTGATTGGTTGAGCTCTCTTTGCTTTCGCTCTGGTTTTCTAATCAGTCTCAGATTTTGACTCTGGACTACTTTTGACTGAAACGTAAGTACTACATTATTCTTAGCCTGCTGCCAAACCCGCCTGGCTCCTCAAACAGGACTGTGTGTTTTACGCCTGTAGTGTTTCCAGATTGACTCTTTTTGGATTTGTGTCTAGCTGCCGCTTTCTGTGAGAAAATGCTGCAAGAATATCTATCAGCATCTGGTTTCAACATCGGTGTAAGTTATCGTGCCTGGACTTTCATTCTATACATTCACCTAGATTACACTTCTGTACTAGAATCATGATAGaatcataataaattaattaatgaaatcaaataaaaatgtgtacattGGCAATTATTTCAATAGTTACACTGtatttgctgtaaaaaaaaaaaaaaaaaaaaatatatatatatatatatatatatatatatatatatatatatatgccttgttGTGATcaagtttaattaaataattgaaaatgaGTTACCAGTAACTTAAAACCGGTTACATTTCTGCATGTGTTTTGGACTCTGTACAGTTGCTTATGTCACTGCAGGAGCCAGTTGGACCCCAGATCAATCCAGTTTTCCTTCTCTCCATCATTTCCTGCTGTTTTCTCAAAGTCTTTCCTATTCCCATGATCCTCCTCTAACTCTTTCTCTCTGACCCATGGGTGACAGATTCCACTGGAGTCTGTTGAGTTGTCTTGGTAACACACAATGTCCTGGCTCTCCGTCAGCCATTCAGATTCAGTGAACAGATCTAGTTCCTCTCACTATATTAACTCATCAAACAGAACAGATTTAGTGGTGAAAGGCTTGTGTGTGTAAATAACATTGATAAAACGGGGGAGGTATTCcaacatatatgtgaccctgcaccacaaaaccagtcataagggtaatttttttcaacattgagatttatacatataatattatacgaataagctttccattgatttatggtttgttaggttctgacaatatttggctgagatacaactttttgaaaatctggaatctgagggtgcaaaaaaatctaaatattgagaaaattgcatttaaagttgtccacatgaagtccttagcaatgcatattagttttaatatatttacggtaggaaatttacaaaatatctccatggaacatgatctttacttaatatcctaatgatttatggcatgaaagaaaaatttataattgtgacccgtatattgtatttttgtctattgctacaaatataccagtgctactcaagactggttttgtgctccagggtcacatcatgtttaaaataataaaactaaatattgtgGTTCTGCCTTGTTGTTAGCAACCCAAGTGTTTTAAGGTGTTGCAAAGATGTATTAACAAGAGACCTCAATTACAGCCTCAAACAGAGACCAAAAGCAACAAacctgtggattattgtaatgttttatcagctgtttgaactctcattctgacggcacccattcactgcagatgatccactggtgagcaagttatgtaaTGCTACACTTTTACAAATCTGCTCCCAcgaataaacaaactcatctactgtaCACCTTGGAAGACCTGAGGGAAGATGACGTGGAAGGaatactaaaaataattaaataataatacgtTAATAAATGACGTGGATGAAACGAGTCAAGAGAACCAGTTGGTGAGGTACGCTAATCTACTGCAAGAGCTTAAAGCATCTGTAAACTGGCACAGCTGAAACCAGTGAACGCAGTGTTCTGATTGGTGTAGGAGGGGGTGGAGACAAGTGCAATCAACCAATGATAATGTGATCCAGTAGCTCACGACCCTGTTACCCTGTTTCTTTCACtcatattgatttttatttattttttatttaccaaaATTTCTTAGAATGCATAAAAGTTTCATATTTCTATCAGGTTTTAGCTGTATTAATTAACATCTTCCAGGGTATGCCAGGAAACTTGCTGCAGTGTGTTTGTGGTCAGTTTAGCATCTACGCTGCAGTCAAATGAACATGTTTGTTTTTCCATTGAGGGTGTGCGATGTTTTTCATCCCCcactgctcaaacacacacacacacacacacactactgcagTCTGCCAACCATTTATAAACTGCTTCATCAGTCCATCCTTTGCTTACTTGGATGTGTTTAAGGATTTGaatattttatgaaatgctgCCATCAGCGTTTGCGTTTGCCTGAGGCATCGCTCTCCTTTCACTGTTTTTCACATGGACTCTGTTGTTTAGTTCACTCTTCCACCATCCTTGTCATCAGGATTTAATTTTAAAACCACCTTTGCTCTCTTTAACACGTTTTAGTTGGAGTCCAGGTTTTCAGATACATTCAGAACAAGCTTCCTAAGAAAATGTACTGCTCAGATGTTGCTCTTTCATAGATTATGAagcttaattttacattttaggcATTTAGAGACAAATGTGAGATTACTGTGAAAAACTGAGATGATAAAGAtcattttttctgttcttttattttaGGTTCATAAATTAAGCCATAGGTAAAGTGTAACTTTCTCTGCTTTTCTATCTTTCTCAACTCCAAGATGATTCTCCCAATGAGAAAGCAAACAAGCTTTTAATACTAATCACTCAACACATAAAATCAAACCCTAAAAATAcagatgtaatattttatatatagatgcttacatttagtttatttacttacatttaatagTTAAGGCAATAAAAATAGGCTATAAAGCATACATTTTTGCTAAAGATTACAacttagataaaataaaataaaaaataaggccCATATCAGACTTCAGAATGACAAACATCTTCaaataagaaaagaaagacaGTGAGATGGTCTGGTGAACAATCACTGGAGCAACGAGAGAAAAACAACACGAAGATCTTCCATCAGTCCTTCACTGATCCCAGTTCAGCAGGGAGACCCTCTGCTTTCCTCCACTGAGCGTTTCGCATCCTGAACCATTTctacaggagagagagagaaagagagagattagGCTGATTGTAAATCAGGAGATATCACTTTAgctgaatttttatattttctgaaaactGGAAACTACATGGAATAAATTCAATTTCTGAATGCTGTGTTTATATATtagcacaattattattttttttaaatagtcagATTGACTGACTGTTTACATTGTTTCAGGTCCACAGATCTACATTTATTTCAGACCAAGCTCAATCAGATTAACTGAGGGGCTTtcatgaaggcttttcagtccgATTAGGCCATCAATCTGATTGTAAATGGTTTATTTGAATACATGCAAATGTAGCTAATGTTATCCATCTCAGCACAAGTAGTGAAACATTTGACTTATGAAACAGAGTAAATAtttcacttttacacacacacacacacacacactgatcttaaaGTATCCTAAATTAGCTGATTTTCAAAGAAACAGACAGTTGCACAACAGCTCTGAGGTACAATGATCTTTAACACTAGCATTGCAACACATTtacaaaactgtatataaaaaGCTCTGTGTAAAATCCCCTTCTTCGGTAGGGAAACCATATATAGCTGCTTTTTTCTGATTTCCAAATTACATAAAATGTCCTATTGTTTTCATACTTGCTAAAGGACTGTAACCTAAGACATTTTAGACAATTAAGAGGCGCAGTCATGCTATTtttggaaatattttgtttgttcaCCTAAAAAACGCAAACATTCCACTAGTTTTCAGCAGAAGAACAGCTAACACTGTGTGAACAGCAGAAATCAGGGAGCGCCGCTCGTCTTCACCTCACAGGTTTCAGTGCAGCATGTGTAGCGTTTGACTCTGACTCTTTAGATCAGAGTATCCACCCATCACTAACCCTTCAGAGTCTGTTTACTAGTCAACACAGTGAGCAGGCATGACCGGTTTATATAGAGAGAACGAGAGCTGTACACCTGTTCCTCATACCGCACCCTTTGCGTTTAAGTTTTCTtagcattaaaataatgcaaagtGGTGATATCATTTCCCCCAGAGCCAGGACAGGGTTTGTTATTCAAACCAATTTTCCCAGGCTCATAATTTGCCTATGAAATACGGCATACATAGACGAGGCACTGCACTTAGCTCTCATGGTGACATTTTCATGACAGTGTTGCACATTTATAGTCTTGAGAAATGATCATATAGGGCTATTGTGGGTCTTGAAAAGTTTCAATTCACGCTTCCACAAATTAAGGCCTTAAATAGTGTTAAATCAAAGCTGAAATCAGAGTCATGCAATATATCTAAACATACTTCAATTAAGAtgcaaaaagaaaataagaagtcTCTGTTTTCTGAATGAATTCCTAAGATTAAATGAATATCTGCCAAATATGTATGAAATCTTGCTTTCACAttgaattaaagggttagttcacccaaaaatgaaaattagcctgtgttttactttcagatgaatccagttgaAGTTATATCAAAAATTGTCCTGGCCCCTCCAACCCTTTCAATTGGGGTAAGCCGGTGCTTTTTGTCAACAGTccagaagatgtgaaataaagtgcgcacatccataataaaacatccctTACATGTTCTTGTAGGATAAATAaccatatttacagtttttttctaattTCTGCTGAATGTCGTACGCTGAAGCCGTTCAGGCGCAACTCTGAGATATTCAGGAGCAAACGGAATCAAAGCCAGAACAGCTTCAGCAAAacgacagtcagcagaagtgagcaAAAAAGTGTTAATTACGTTATTAcggattcgctacagggggccatacactgttgggaacgttactttaaaaagtaattagttatagttactcactacttgttccaaaaagtaactgagttagtaactgaattactctataataaaagtaactcgttaccagggaaagtaactatttgcgttactgtacgaaaaaaaaaaaaaagttgctatatgtcagataattttttttttaagttttcacaagtcagttgaaatgagtagaacaaacaggtgttcgtacataactttcgatatttattgcacatcAACAGACAggaagagttttatcctgcacttcaagtattatctttgtaagaagtgttttgggccactagctttatagatgcgtgtcacacattacatgtacacattacatgcacgttcttgcctttgaccacaatgaatttgaagtagtgcttatatctccaccttgaaaatgccaacttttcatcggattgctcctgattTGCCATTTCTGCTgagaatctctgtgtagctgttgcgtgtgtgtatgtgtgcgtgtgtgagtgtgtgtgtttggcgccgcgtgtgccggcatgtgtgtaaaaacactggctctgatttgctaccatgaaacacatgactctgccttagccaatcacaaccgcttatctcattattaacccacctgctcactcgctgtgtgagccaggggtgcgtttcggattgcatagtttattaaatcaatgcatagtaacgcaccacatttaacgttcagtaacgttaatggcgttgtaacgacgggaaaagtaattagttagattaccccgttactgaaaaaataacgttgttacctaacgccgttcttttaaacgccgttattccaaacactggggCCATAtgaggcacattttattatggatgtgcacactttatttcacatcttttgaACTGTTGACAAAAAGCACCTGCTTACCCCCCACTGAAAGacttggaatagccaggacaatttttttatataactctgaatggattcgtctgaaagaagaaagtcatgtagTAAAacactaaccctttaagttgatATTTCTAATAcaattggcagatatttgttcttgtttaatcTTAAACTCACTTTATTTAGATCAATTTcaagtcattttgcttctcaagtaaatgtgtcttgatttaagaatctttatactgtacatttgaatgagaaaacaatgaaaaatacctGAGGATAAACGTCACGTTTTGGCAGTGTGACCAGGAGGTGGTTTGAAGTAGAGCAATTCAAGCCATAAGCTATTTCTTTGTGCTGCTTATCCTTGTTTCGGAAACCATTAAAGGTTGTTTTAAGGATACACTGATGCatagaacgttcaaaagaacagctttttcttgaaacaaaaatatttgtaccattaaaaatgtctttactgacacttttaatcaatttaatgcatcctttctgaataaaagtaatacttTCTTTCCAAAAACCCTCTAAATCTTTAACGTTATATGGTATATTCAGTATTACTTGTGCATGAGTGAATACATTAAAGCACACTGTACACACACCCCTAAAATGGTGAATTGCTAAGCATGTTCTATTGTGTAGGATGATTTATCACAAAGGCTTTCACATTTTGTATAAATGCACTTGGTTTTACACAATCATAGTGACAGAAACCGACCAGCCTCAAGAAGGAATGTGTTTCCAGTCAAATTCTGGCACTGGAAGTGTTGCTAACAAGCTCTGAAGTACCTATTAGATATTGTAAGTAGACGCATTACAGCATTACTCACTGCCCCATTACATCATGACTCCTGTGTgggttttttatttgaatgagtGTGTTTAGAAATTAGACACAATGTGTTTGAACATGTAGCCCATATCCGTAAGAGGGAAGGCGCGTCCGGAGGCACTGTGGGTCGTCTATTGTGCTCCAATGCTCTGTTTATGGTCAGTGTCAGTTCTCCATTCACAATCCTTTGGTTTTTAACGCTGTCAGTGTGTTATTTTGAGCTGGTGACAGCAAAACAGGAATGAAGACAATGCATGAGAGAAGCTTGCACCATGGGTAATGTGGCTTAGTGGTAAAAGATCTCACGTGTTCACTGAAAAGTTGTAAGCTGACACCCCAGAAGAGTTTATCTTTGTGTAATTAAGAGTTTTATCCTCCAGAGGGACTCGATCTGTATAAGTTAAGTCACTTTGAGCAAGGAGAAACACCTCTCTGGAAGCATTACTTTAACATTTATTGCTGTCATTAACTTTCCCTGATTAAATAAAGTCAGGCAGGTCGTTATGCAATAAAGACTCATAAACCATATGTCATAGCCTACTACCATGTTGACTGAACCTAAATGTACACTGGTATTACCATATTTATGGACACGCACcatagtattagtattattttttttacatttggaacTACATTGACATGTAAATGCCATGGTACaatcccagctaacaaaaatatgtattCTATATGCCCACATATTatcaaatttattattattaactattaattattgttgtttttagaaCGTTCAAAACATACCGtttttttaatgttctaaaactgtttttttttattggttatgtTAATATCAAAGGAAACATTGAGGGAATGTTCAgttttatcattttgcaaacaatCTAAACTTGTAGGCTAGTGAGTAGGAGCCTAAGGTTTAAAAAAAGACTGGTGTCAAAAATGCTTCAGAAAACTTTGAACgacatataatgtttttgtgcaaacattttgaaaaataactataatagaaaaattaaaattattgttcATAACTTTGAAATAACCTAGTCAAAACGTCATTAGACAAAGTTCAAGGAATGTTGTATTGCAATTCGATATCATACAGCTAACGTTAGTCATTTTTGACAGGTgcgttttacattattattattagtattaataataaaaaaaaaaaatttttttgtagaaatgttCGTATTAAGACAATTATGCCTAAATTAATATAcacaaagaataataataataattaatagtttttaaatatatagattttgtGCGCTAAAAACGACAAAACAAAACGCGAGCGCTGCCATTCGACCAATCAGAAAGACGCGGCAATATTGCAACTCTCTCAATCAGCCAATCAACGTGACGCGTCTTCCAAACGTTCTGGGTTGTGCGTCGCGTCGCTCGATAGCGCTGTAAATAATGAGGATCTCTTGAGAAACTCACCGCTGTGTCCACTTCGCTGAGTCCACACTCCGCTGCGATCAGCATCAGTGTAGTATCGTCGGGGTGCTTGCTGACCTTCGTGAAATTCTCCTCCAGAACTTTAACCTGATCCTCCTCTAAATGCATCTCGAACATCGCGTCTCCACTCGCGCTCATGTTTCAACTCCGAACAGAAAAACGGACTGGAAACTAAAATCACAGTTCGACTGATGGTAGCCTCAGCGTCCCATGCAAATAAAGTCCAAAGTGTGGAAAGAAGCGGCAGCCTCCACGAGGAAACGCTGTGGGAAAGGGGAAGCACACGCAGTGTGAGATGCGCGGTGTTGAGTGAGTGCTGTACCTGATAATGGCCAAACTCAATCTGCTCTCAACGCTGGGCTTTCACTGCGTTATGTAATGCACTCTGGGTGACGTCACAGCGGGGCTGAAAAGTGACAGACCTTTGAAAGTACATCAATAATGAGATCATGCAGTGCTTACCTCATAAATCATGTCCTAGCCAttttaccatgaaaaaaaaaaaaaaaaaatattttatgccaTTAATACCCTTCCCAAACTTTTCTCATgacaaaaatataacaataataattatatttattaatatattaataaataataataacaacatatatgattaataataatcttttttattattatcaaaaacatgttggaCAAATTAcggttaaaaaaatgtaaagagatttttaaagagattaatattagtatgaataataataattttattcattgtatataatataatcatttaacaaaacagttatcattattattattatagattgaatgtattaaatatattcacatttattaaataaatgaatatatgatatttgttgtattttagtggtgttttttttttttttttttttgcttgctcaCATGAAATGTGAAACTAATACAGTCTGTCCAGCAGTTGTCAGCAAGTTGATACAGTtctttttttgagttttactgaTTATCTCTCCAATCAGGTAACTTCAGGGAAGCTCACCCTCCGGATGTTTTCACAGGTCTGTCTGCTGTTTCTCCATCAGTTTACAGCACATGACTGTGAAGCATCAGAAGAATGCTGAGTGGTCAGTTCTCTGGAAGAGAAACACCAGTCTGTCATGTCCTGAAAACACACGTCTGCTACAGAGGAGCCTGTGGAGAGGAGATGCTACATAACCCCTATATAGTaagcatacacacatacacacaccctcATCCTGTGAAGCTGCATTCTTTCAGCAGTTAtaactggagtttttttttttttttaaagagtagataaAAAATATGTCAGGTTTTTCAGTGCGGCTTTAATGATGATTTGTGATATAATTTGATCTGCTTCGGTCAGATTCACCAGCCCTGGTTAATGAAACTCTGACAGTGTGACACAAGACTCTTGCCACTTGCAGGTCACTAGTGGAACTACAATAACATATACTTTTATAgcgtttattcatattttaaaatagcttttattaTGATACTTTCGtctttttttagtttaagttttagaaatgttattttttttctattcatttttattgcagtttttattttacatattttagtactttttttcTCTTAGTGTCAGTTTTATTTGTCTCATTGAGacttatagataaatagatagatagatagatagatagatagatgttttaGATCTTGCTATActtgttttctataaaacaataGTATATTTATGCTTAAACTGATACATGTAAATGGAAGCTAAAGACACTTGTGCAAAGTGGGTCAGGAAACCGATGCTCGTCTTTCACTTTTGAGCCGGAACATAACAGAATCAATTCAAATGACTCAAAATACTGTCTTTTATTTCTTTGGCATTAGATGCCTGCCCTTTTGGCGTCATCTCTACACCTCCTTTAACCCCTAAGTGTTTTTCTATACCCCGAGGAGAGGGTGTTGGGACTGAATGACTCAGTTTTGTTTTCTGAAGCTCTTTGAAAAGGTTTGGGTAACAGTGTCCATACTTGCTCCTGTGATCCCGTCTCTAACCTGGAGGGCTGTTTTCCGCTCATGCTCTGAGATGTGCGGAAATGCCCTGTAATATATAATGAGAGGTTTTCATCAGTCAGAATGCTGTTAAAGTGATACTGTGTCTCAGAATACTGTCGGAGGAACACAGGCAGATGCAGAAGGCCACGTGTTTGTTAACAGTATTAATGTGTTGACTGTACTGTACAAGGGTGGAGAGGTGAGTGTTTGCACAGGGAGGAGATGAGGTGTGGACCTCCAGGATGAATCTTTGGCAACATGAGTTAAAAAGAGAAGGTGATTTTAATCAGGTGTGTTTATGAATGCTTATACTGTAGTTAGTCAGCAGGATGGAGGAGAAGAGCACATACTCGGCATATGATTCCACACCCGATCCTGTAAACTGCAAACAATCAGACACAATATAGTGGAAATATTCAGTTGAATCTAATACCGTGATGTTAATGTGTGCCTCAAATAAATCATGACATAAATGGATTTGTCAGGTTGATTTATCAGCCAATATTTGGTCAGTTGTAATATTTCCATTAGTCAGTAGTAATGGATTTCGAGTAAATAGagagtaaaattatttatttttaaattatgttttatgaaacataatttagaaattataattcagatgtgtaatttatttctaagttatttcataaatatttataaatacaataaatatattataaatatagtaatattttatcatgcatttaattgtattatttgcatcggcaaataataatgcacatttttggCTTTTGAgtaattagaatatattttataaatatgtattaattctaatgaattactgaaatgatcaatttcatttataatgtataacaaaatatctataaattaaatgcacactaaATAAATGATAATGCTTAGGTATATACATtcaaatctataaataaatcaaatgcaatGTATCACTTAATTTATAAATACCTACTGTACAATAATGTTTATGcatagaaattataaatatataccgTAATATGAGTATTCCTTATGTTTTTTCCCGATTGTCTtggcaattgagaaaaactgtaagaaTTTTTAAGATAATTTTTAAACCCTGGCCTGTATTATAACCAGACAGTGTTaacatttttaagttaattttagcATTTTCATCAAATACTGAGAAGAAATGAGCTTCCATTGCTCCGTCCTTTCCCTCATTTTATTATTTCTTGATGTATAGACAGGATTCCTGTTGTGCCTATTAAACCTTAGCCccagttttaataaatgtgcCACAGAGCACTGAAAGGCTGAAATCCCAGTCCATTTTAGTCCCTGAACAGAT
This window encodes:
- the hopx gene encoding homeodomain-only protein, with amino-acid sequence MSASGDAMFEMHLEEDQVKVLEENFTKVSKHPDDTTLMLIAAECGLSEVDTAKWFRMRNAQWRKAEGLPAELGSVKD